The following DNA comes from Mucilaginibacter jinjuensis.
GCAACGAATCGGGCTGTTTATGTGGGGTAAAAATATCGTGGAACAGATTACCGAAATCATACTGTTTAGCCAATACCGCACGCTCTTGTTGTTGGGCTTGCAGTGCCACGTGGTGTAATGAATCACGTTTCAGCGAATCTACTGCGGTTGCTACCTGTGCAAAGGCCGCATGATTAATGCCCATAAAAAGCACAAACAGCAGTAAAATTTTATATGGGTTATGTTGTTGTAATTTCAAATGATAGATAGTGTTGTGTATGAGATTGAAACCACGAAATGCTTATAATGTTTAACTATTTGAACAATACAGACATTTCTGTGTCTTTAACAGATATGAAACTCAATTGCTGGCTTTATATTTTAGTCATCGGTATTTTATCCTGTAATGATCCGGATAATGCCTCGGCAACAGCCGATACTAACACCTCTATCGACAGCATTCATCACCAAACATCGCAGCCTGCAACTACTATTTCTACCGGAAAAACTCAACCTGCCGAATTAATCAGTTTTGCAGAATCCCTCATCGGCACACCTTACCAATATGGATCGAGTAACCCGCAACAGGGCTTGGATTGCTCGGGCTTTGTTACTTATGTGTTTACGCATTTCGGCATTACAGTGCCCCGAAGCTCTGTTGATTTTACCAATGTGCAACGGGAAATAGACATTGCAGATGCCAAGCCCGGCGACCTCATTTTGTTTACCGGTACTGATAGCACCATCCGCACGGTTGGGCACATGGGTATTATTGTATCGAATATTAATAATGATATTGCCTTTATTCACTCTACATCGGGCAAGGCTTATGGTGTTACCGAAACTACATTGAAACCGCATTACCTGGGGCGATACGTGAAAACCATCCGCATTTTTCCGCAGAATGACCGGTAGGATAGCCATTCCTCAAAATGAATAAAACTACCTGCCGTACAATCTGTTACATTATAAAATAAGATTGAAAACTATTGATTTTAAGTTTATTAACGTGTAACTTCATTATACCAATATAATATCTTAAACAAGGAGGTTTTTATGAATACCGTTCAAAAAGTTGAACACTGGGGCGACCTGCACCATGCCAAATGGCTGGATGCAGTACGTATGCTGCTGGGCTTGCTTATTTTGTGCAAAGGCATTTCTTTTATAAGCCAAACCAACATACAGCAAGACTGGGTTTTACAAAACAATGCATTCGGCTTTTCGGGGCTCATGGCTATGGTTGTAATACATGTGGTGGCATTTGTGCACATTGTAGGCGGTGCCTTAATTATAATGGGCTTGGTTACCCGCTTTGCCGTGGTTATACAGATCCCCATTTTACTGGGTGCTATATTTTTTGTGAATGCAACCCATGGGCTCACTTTCCTCAACTCAGAACTCTGGCTGTCCATATTGGTTTTTCTGCTGTTGGTTATGTTTTGGGTAATAGGCTCGGGTCCGTTTTCTGTCGATAATTATATGAAAACACATAGCCCCGGTTATAAAGGCGGCGTAAATAGCGCATCATAAAATTTATTTTAATAGCAAAGCCGCTCTGTATCAGGGTGGCTTTGCTATTATTACCTTACTGTTACATATTTATTCAGCAAATGTTAAATGTTATCGTACCTTTGTACTCAACAAAAAGATAGTGCGGGATGGAGCAGTTGGTAGCTCGTCGGGCTCATAACCCGAAGGTCATAGGTTCGAGTCCTGTTCCCGCTACCCAGAAAAGAAAAGCCTCAGATGAAAATCTGAGGCTTTTTTGCGTTTGAGCATGTCGGGCTCGTATTGGTCGCTATAGATATTGAACTCTACGTTGTTGAAGAATGGCCGGATTGTGACTAAGGCTGTCCTTTTTTGCGAGTTGTATTCAATTAATTTTGAATTTTATAACAAATAAATACTTGAAGATTTCATGAGACGTGCAGTACTTGCAATTATATTTTTATTTATATGTACAACGCTGCTTGCGCAAATAAATGATAGTTTAATAACTATTGGCAAAAAGTACTCGGTCTATTCCAAAATATTAAAAGAGAAGAGAACTTATACTGTCTATCTACCGCCTTCATATCAAAGAAACCCCAGCAAAAAGTATTTTGTAGCTTACGTCTTAGATGGAGGGAGAAACAAATTTCTTGAAGTAACCGGAATAGCCCAGTCAATGAATTCTATACCGGATTTAAAAATGCAAATTCCCGAATTGATCATCGTATCAATAGAAAATACAGACAGAACAAGAGACTTTACGCCTACACATTCCCTGAATTATTTAGATGCAGAAAATATCGCTGCTTTTAGCACTAGCGGCGGAGCTGATGCATTTATGCAATTCATTAAAAAAGAACTGATGCCCCAGATAGATAGCTCCTACAGAACCTTACCTAAAAACTTAATCATTGGACATTCATTAGGTGGCTTGTTCGCTATCAATTGCCTATTAGAGTCGCCTGGATTGTTTAATTATTATCTCCTTATAGATCCTTCATGGTTTTGGGACCATAACTATATTGGAAAAAGGACCAGAGAGGTTTTAAAAACAAAAACTGATCTGGAAGGACGTGTTTATATCGCCTTAGCCAACAACATGCAGGAAGATAAGAGGCATTATCAATGGGGAAATGAATTTTATGCATTGCTAAAAAACAGTACATTTTCCAAGTTAGACGTAAAGCTGCGATATTTTGAAGATGAAAAACACCTGACAGTTCCGGTGCCGGCAACTTATTATGGACTTCGTTACATTTTTGATGGTTTTGAATTGGATATAAATGAAGTATGTAAGAACCCCGATTTGATCAATAAACATGATCTTGAAATGTCCCAAAAAATGGGCGTAGAGATTAAATCAGACGAAAGTTTTGTAAATACGCTTGGCTATATAGCCCTACATGATAGGAATATCCCTGATGTTGCCATTGCGATCTTTGAAATAAATACCAAAAACTATCCCTCTTCAGTGAATGTTTGGGACAGTTTAGCCGATGCCTATCTGGTAAAAGGCTTAAAAGGAAAGGCTAAATCATGCTACGAAAAAATATTATCACTTCAACCTGATAATATTGATGCTAAAAGAAATCTGGAAAGAATTAAATAATTAATTAATCGAAAATTTATAATACATCTTCCATATTTAATAAACTATCTCAGGAAGCCCTGTCTAAAAAGTTTACTTACAAGGATTTTCAGCATCTGACCGCTCAGGCAATTAAACTACATTCTAATTAAATAACTGTGGATAGTTGTTTGATACTATTCACAAGGCGGTTCGACATTAGTCCTGTTCCCGCTCGGTTAACCCGAATCGGATTTCTCTAATTCTCGAACCTGTTTGATTTTCCTAGATACTTGATAAAACGCGCATTGAATCCATCAAGCGATTCGAGATTAGTCCTGTTCGGGCTGAAAAAGTATCTTTTTAAGTGGGATGGCGTTTTTTTTATTTATTTTTTAGTTTCACTCATTTTCTTGCAGATAATTCTTGCAAGTTTTATAAAAAAACATGTGTTTTCGGTTCGAGTTCCAGCGACTTTACCTACCCCTGTTAGTTAATGTTAAGAAACAGTTATATTCGTTTGTTATTAAGTGTAGACCTAAGGGCTGTCTGCCATTTGGCTATTGTTAATCGAAGGCCGGTAGAATGTAATCTTTGATCAATTCATCCGATGGCGATTTGCTGTTATAGTTTCCGCCAGTTGTTACGACGACCATTTTAAGCTCTTTAAATATATAGATTTTCTGCCCTCCATTGCCCTGTGCCGCAATGCTTTGATATCGCCTGTTCTTAGTATCCAAATACTTAAGCCACCAAAAGTATCCGTAGTCAACATTTTGCACAACCGAATGCTTTAATGTAGATTCACGGACCCAATTTTCGGGAACAATTGTTTTATGCTTCCACCTTCCATCGTTTAAATACAACAAGCCAAATTTCGCCATATCGCGTGGTGTTAAATAGACCTGACCAAAGTTCTCTGCGTTGGATTGATCGGGTTTGAAATTCCATTTGAAGTCGCGTATGCCTATTGGATCAAACAGGTATTTAGCCGCATAGTCGCGCAGAGACATGCCAGACCGCAATTCAATAATACGCGCGACAGTGATGGGGTTACCTGAATTATAACGGCCAATCATTCCAGGTGTATCAACCATCGGCAGGTCGTACGTATATTTAATCCAGTCGGGTGAGTAATTCATGGCTGTCTCGTTTCCCGGGAGTTTGGGATCTGCAATGTCGTATGCAACACCGCTTTGGTTGTCCAGCATATCTTTTAAAGTGATGCGGTCTTTGAGCGGTGATGGATTCGCAAAATGGTACTGCGGCAAAAGGTTGCTCAACTTAACGTTTACACCGACTATCAGTTTCTGTTGAATGGCTATACCGGTTAATGCCGAAATAATGCTTTTAGTTGCCGAACGCATTTCCTGTAGTTTATCACGGTTATAGTCATAAAAATACTCTTCAAAAACCAGTTTATCGTTCTTGATGATCAGAATGCTCCTCACATTAGGATATTCCCCATTTACTATTTTC
Coding sequences within:
- a CDS encoding alpha/beta hydrolase-fold protein, translating into MRRAVLAIIFLFICTTLLAQINDSLITIGKKYSVYSKILKEKRTYTVYLPPSYQRNPSKKYFVAYVLDGGRNKFLEVTGIAQSMNSIPDLKMQIPELIIVSIENTDRTRDFTPTHSLNYLDAENIAAFSTSGGADAFMQFIKKELMPQIDSSYRTLPKNLIIGHSLGGLFAINCLLESPGLFNYYLLIDPSWFWDHNYIGKRTREVLKTKTDLEGRVYIALANNMQEDKRHYQWGNEFYALLKNSTFSKLDVKLRYFEDEKHLTVPVPATYYGLRYIFDGFELDINEVCKNPDLINKHDLEMSQKMGVEIKSDESFVNTLGYIALHDRNIPDVAIAIFEINTKNYPSSVNVWDSLADAYLVKGLKGKAKSCYEKILSLQPDNIDAKRNLERIK
- a CDS encoding serine hydrolase domain-containing protein; this encodes MITLITRVTTLCVIAITLIITPTSAQSTKVSYSQLKEYEGEYQYIKQTTLKIAASPKQELLYAIINESRYPLEPQGDDNFRNAGNELVHFFRNKDHIISGYVTGRDTFKILNKHVSFPVEMWYPRLVDHPESYAYEYKVPATTNDGITVGNIKGTGLNPALLSQMMLKIVNGEYPNVRSILIIKNDKLVFEEYFYDYNRDKLQEMRSATKSIISALTGIAIQQKLIVGVNVKLSNLLPQYHFANPSPLKDRITLKDMLDNQSGVAYDIADPKLPGNETAMNYSPDWIKYTYDLPMVDTPGMIGRYNSGNPITVARIIELRSGMSLRDYAAKYLFDPIGIRDFKWNFKPDQSNAENFGQVYLTPRDMAKFGLLYLNDGRWKHKTIVPENWVRESTLKHSVVQNVDYGYFWWLKYLDTKNRRYQSIAAQGNGGQKIYIFKELKMVVVTTGGNYNSKSPSDELIKDYILPAFD
- a CDS encoding DoxX family protein; this translates as MNTVQKVEHWGDLHHAKWLDAVRMLLGLLILCKGISFISQTNIQQDWVLQNNAFGFSGLMAMVVIHVVAFVHIVGGALIIMGLVTRFAVVIQIPILLGAIFFVNATHGLTFLNSELWLSILVFLLLVMFWVIGSGPFSVDNYMKTHSPGYKGGVNSAS
- a CDS encoding C40 family peptidase, with protein sequence MKLNCWLYILVIGILSCNDPDNASATADTNTSIDSIHHQTSQPATTISTGKTQPAELISFAESLIGTPYQYGSSNPQQGLDCSGFVTYVFTHFGITVPRSSVDFTNVQREIDIADAKPGDLILFTGTDSTIRTVGHMGIIVSNINNDIAFIHSTSGKAYGVTETTLKPHYLGRYVKTIRIFPQNDR